Proteins encoded within one genomic window of Nitrospirota bacterium:
- a CDS encoding efflux RND transporter permease subunit: MLEKLITYTLKQKGMVIFLSLLIIIFGLYSYLQLPIDAFPDVTNIQVEVVSHADGLSAAEIERNVTYPIEMAMRGLPDLEQMRSVTKFGLSIVTIVFKDNVDIYFARQLVFERLAEAREKVPKGVEIAMGPIGTAMGEIYQYTLEGKMPNDPLQKIAYLTNLRTIQEWIITPQLKNVPGVNEINSFGGYFKQYQVIVSPYKMLQHAVTVDDVYSAIGSNNENVGGNILERGTDQYIVRGVGLIKNVSDIENILLKSQHGTPTYIRDVAQVKIGEAVRMGAAIKNGKDEAVGGIVMMLRGENSRDVVRRVKEKVREINENNVLPEGIKLVSYYDRSDIVNASVSTVNKALIEGSLLVLIVLYLMLNSFRGSLVVLIALPLSLLGTFIVMKLVGISANLMSLGGLAISIGMIIDTTIIQVENVQRHLSEEGNRHPELFTVLKAVMEVRKPSIFGELIIAITFIPIISLEGIEGKMFSPLAITVAIALLASLFLSVFVIPVLCILFLKPQPEKESFIMKHANRLYLPLLEYAMQKKKVILGIAGVLLIASLFLATRLGTEFIPIMDEGSFDMDVSMLPGVSLATAMEVNRQAAEKLKQFDELDVVVSRTGQTGVALDTRGADKTGYVGIFKPKSEWKRNVSKEELTNEMRESLESIAGITFGFSQPIQCRIDELVAGTRAQLILKLFGEDIDVLSDKSAEIAKVLSTIKGGTDLNAEKVSGQPYLTVNIDRANIARYGLNISDVQNVIEIAVAGKSATRFYEENRSFDISVRLPEEKRNSLEAIRNLLVTTKSGMNIPLEQLAEVKMIEGPVQISRQDGVRRIGIEMNISGRDIGGFVAEAKQKIKEKVKLPAGYYLTWGGQFENQQRAMKKLMIIGPVAIGLILLLLYVTFRSIRLALLVISNLPFALIGGVFALFISGQYLSVPASVGFVVLFGVAVLNGLVLVSRISQLREEGLDLQGAIRKGSLDRLRPVLMTASIAIFSLIPMLLAGGTGSEIQKPLATVVVGGLITSTLLTLLIIPSVYSWFEKRKIEAEM; the protein is encoded by the coding sequence ATGTTAGAAAAACTTATCACATATACGTTAAAGCAGAAAGGAATGGTCATATTTCTTTCGCTGCTGATTATAATCTTTGGACTGTATTCATATCTGCAATTGCCGATCGACGCCTTCCCGGATGTAACAAACATTCAGGTTGAAGTAGTAAGTCATGCGGATGGCCTCTCTGCCGCAGAAATCGAGAGAAATGTAACATACCCGATTGAAATGGCAATGCGCGGCTTGCCGGACCTTGAACAGATGCGTTCCGTTACAAAATTTGGGCTCTCAATCGTTACAATCGTATTTAAAGATAATGTTGATATTTATTTTGCGCGGCAATTGGTATTCGAACGCCTGGCGGAGGCGAGAGAAAAGGTCCCCAAAGGCGTTGAAATTGCTATGGGACCGATCGGTACGGCAATGGGTGAAATTTATCAATATACCCTTGAAGGAAAAATGCCGAACGATCCGCTTCAGAAAATAGCTTACCTTACAAACCTCAGAACAATTCAGGAGTGGATTATCACACCGCAGTTGAAAAATGTTCCAGGAGTAAATGAAATAAATTCTTTTGGGGGGTATTTTAAACAATACCAGGTAATCGTATCGCCGTACAAAATGCTGCAACATGCAGTGACCGTAGACGATGTTTACTCGGCCATTGGCAGCAACAATGAGAACGTCGGAGGTAACATTCTCGAGCGAGGCACTGATCAATACATTGTCCGCGGTGTCGGCTTGATCAAGAATGTCAGCGACATAGAAAATATTCTCCTGAAATCCCAACACGGCACGCCTACATACATACGCGATGTCGCCCAAGTGAAGATTGGCGAGGCCGTACGTATGGGCGCGGCCATTAAAAACGGCAAAGATGAAGCTGTTGGTGGAATCGTCATGATGCTGCGCGGAGAAAACAGCCGTGACGTAGTGCGCCGGGTGAAGGAAAAAGTCAGAGAAATCAATGAAAACAATGTCCTTCCCGAGGGCATCAAACTCGTTTCCTATTACGATAGAAGCGATATTGTGAACGCAAGCGTCAGCACGGTAAACAAAGCGCTGATTGAAGGCTCTCTTCTTGTCCTTATTGTGCTTTATTTAATGCTGAACAGTTTCAGGGGAAGTCTTGTAGTTCTTATTGCCTTACCTCTTTCGCTGCTGGGTACATTTATTGTGATGAAGCTCGTTGGAATAAGCGCAAATCTGATGTCTCTCGGTGGTCTGGCAATTTCGATCGGCATGATAATAGACACGACCATAATCCAGGTTGAAAACGTGCAGCGACACTTAAGCGAAGAGGGCAATCGACATCCTGAATTATTCACCGTGCTGAAAGCAGTGATGGAAGTCAGAAAACCGAGCATATTCGGCGAACTTATTATTGCGATCACGTTTATACCTATTATTTCTCTGGAAGGGATTGAAGGGAAGATGTTCAGCCCTCTGGCCATAACCGTAGCGATTGCGCTTCTTGCGTCCCTGTTCCTTTCCGTATTCGTTATTCCGGTCCTCTGCATACTGTTTTTGAAACCGCAGCCCGAAAAAGAAAGCTTTATCATGAAGCATGCAAACAGGCTGTATCTGCCTCTTCTTGAATATGCCATGCAGAAGAAAAAAGTAATACTGGGTATAGCCGGTGTTCTATTGATAGCGTCTCTCTTTCTTGCAACAAGATTAGGGACTGAGTTTATACCGATAATGGATGAAGGCTCATTTGATATGGATGTGTCCATGCTGCCCGGTGTTTCCCTTGCAACGGCGATGGAAGTGAATCGACAAGCTGCCGAAAAACTTAAGCAGTTTGATGAGCTGGATGTGGTGGTGTCCCGGACGGGACAGACCGGTGTTGCCCTAGATACCAGGGGGGCGGACAAGACTGGTTATGTCGGGATATTCAAACCAAAGAGCGAATGGAAACGGAATGTTTCGAAGGAAGAATTGACCAATGAGATGAGAGAGTCTCTGGAGTCAATAGCCGGTATCACCTTCGGATTCAGCCAGCCGATTCAGTGCCGGATTGATGAGCTTGTTGCTGGAACACGCGCGCAGCTGATTCTCAAGCTGTTTGGTGAAGATATTGACGTGTTGAGTGATAAATCGGCTGAAATTGCAAAAGTGCTTTCAACCATTAAGGGTGGGACCGATTTAAATGCGGAAAAGGTTTCAGGGCAGCCCTATCTGACAGTAAACATAGACCGAGCTAACATAGCACGGTATGGCTTGAATATCAGCGATGTTCAGAATGTAATCGAAATTGCTGTTGCCGGAAAATCAGCTACCAGGTTTTACGAAGAAAACCGCAGCTTCGATATATCGGTCCGCCTGCCTGAAGAAAAAAGGAATTCTCTGGAAGCTATCAGAAATCTGCTGGTCACCACAAAATCCGGGATGAATATTCCGCTCGAACAGTTAGCCGAAGTAAAAATGATCGAAGGCCCTGTCCAGATAAGCCGCCAGGACGGGGTAAGAAGGATCGGGATCGAGATGAATATAAGCGGCAGGGACATCGGCGGTTTTGTTGCTGAAGCAAAACAGAAGATAAAAGAGAAGGTCAAATTGCCGGCAGGTTATTACCTTACCTGGGGCGGACAGTTTGAGAACCAGCAGCGTGCCATGAAAAAACTGATGATCATCGGGCCGGTTGCGATAGGGTTGATCCTGCTCCTCCTGTATGTCACCTTCCGCTCGATCCGCCTGGCGCTGCTGGTCATCTCCAACCTGCCATTTGCCCTGATCGGCGGTGTATTCGCGCTCTTCATATCCGGACAGTATCTCTCCGTTCCTGCGTCTGTGGGGTTTGTAGTCCTGTTTGGTGTTGCCGTGTTAAACGGACTGGTGCTGGTATCGCGCATCTCTCAGCTGCGGGAAGAAGGGCTTGATCTGCAGGGAGCCATCAGGAAGGGAAGTCTTGACAGATTACGCCCGGTGTTGATGACCGCATCTATAGCAATTTTCAGCTTGATCCCGATGCTGCTCGCCGGCGGAACAGGTTCTGAAATTCAAAAACCGCTTGCTACAGTCGTCGTGGGAGGATTGATTACTTCGACTCTGCTGACGCTGTTAATCATTCCTTCGGTTTACAGTTGGTTTGAAAAGAGAAAGATCGAAGCAGAAATGTAG
- a CDS encoding P-II family nitrogen regulator encodes MKEIKAIIRPSKLLEVTEALHEINGLPGVTVSEIKGFGKGRARNAKDKIVYEMVEFIPRIQLEVVVDDEMVDEVVNVIQKFSHTGNTGDGKIFVISVEETIKIRTNERGNDAI; translated from the coding sequence ATGAAAGAGATAAAAGCAATAATAAGGCCGTCTAAATTGCTGGAAGTAACCGAGGCGCTTCATGAAATTAACGGGTTGCCGGGTGTAACGGTATCAGAGATCAAGGGATTCGGCAAAGGCAGGGCGAGGAACGCAAAAGACAAGATAGTTTATGAGATGGTGGAATTTATACCACGCATACAACTGGAAGTCGTTGTCGATGATGAGATGGTTGACGAAGTTGTCAACGTGATTCAGAAATTCTCTCATACCGGCAATACCGGCGACGGGAAAATATTTGTGATCAGTGTTGAGGAGACAATAAAGATAAGGACAAATGAAAGGGGTAACGATGCGATTTAA
- a CDS encoding NAD(P)-binding protein has product MPITRRDFLNGTLLGAGALLLELPAPLRLFAQTSQGGGLGDIGDYVGHNGNTEDVIRAAHGLRDDRYKRIPPSEVVDTGEVYELVVIGGGLSGLGAAHQFKKAREKTWKCLMLENHSIFGGVAKRNEFMVNGHKLIGPQGSNSFAVINTPDTEGYEIYAELGIPRSFEHQELINTDKKLFFDHTNYGFMLWHDNAPTFGYFFDERKDSADSGWVIDMWGKNLERTPFPEKIKNDFYKWRRADKRYYEGEDFENWLDSMTYKDYLEKIMGLSPEITKFVDPVLASSIGLGSDVISAFGAYQVAMPGFQGFPRGFTRGGWLGESSWHSFPGGNDGFVRHLVKMIIPGAISGSSNFEDIMNRQINFEALDRLGNNIRIRLGALAVSVEHSSDPEKSDFVWVTYLKGGKIYRLKARGVVMACGSFVNRRIVIGLPGGYKEAYAQFQHAPFMIANVAVTNWNFLHKLGITAGRWFKGFGFSCNIRRPMMIGNFKPPLDPNKPALITFYVPFYYPGLPLREQCIKGRTELLSTSFSDYEVMIREQMVKLFGKAGFDPKKDIAGIILNRWGHAYVAPQPGFYFDRAGRSAPRHLIRKRFGRIAFAHSELNGHQHWIGAIGEGSRAAKQTMGALFSIKAIKPDST; this is encoded by the coding sequence ATGCCTATAACCCGCAGGGATTTTCTTAACGGAACATTGCTTGGCGCAGGTGCTCTTCTGCTCGAACTGCCTGCTCCTTTACGGTTGTTTGCGCAGACCTCTCAGGGTGGAGGCTTAGGAGATATTGGAGATTATGTCGGGCACAACGGAAACACAGAGGACGTGATTCGCGCAGCGCACGGCTTGAGAGATGATCGATATAAGCGCATTCCGCCGTCGGAGGTTGTGGACACAGGCGAAGTCTATGAACTGGTTGTAATAGGCGGCGGCCTGAGCGGGTTGGGGGCAGCACATCAATTCAAAAAAGCGAGAGAAAAAACATGGAAGTGCCTCATGCTCGAAAATCATTCTATCTTCGGCGGAGTAGCAAAGCGGAACGAGTTTATGGTGAATGGCCATAAATTAATAGGCCCGCAGGGGTCGAATTCGTTTGCGGTTATCAACACTCCAGATACCGAGGGTTATGAAATCTATGCCGAATTGGGAATTCCACGGAGTTTTGAGCATCAGGAATTGATTAACACCGACAAAAAACTCTTCTTTGACCATACGAACTACGGGTTTATGCTCTGGCACGACAATGCCCCAACCTTCGGATATTTTTTCGATGAACGTAAAGACAGTGCGGATTCCGGGTGGGTGATCGATATGTGGGGAAAAAATCTCGAAAGAACGCCTTTTCCGGAGAAGATCAAAAATGACTTCTACAAATGGAGGCGTGCCGACAAGAGATATTATGAAGGTGAGGATTTCGAGAATTGGCTCGACAGCATGACCTACAAAGATTACCTGGAAAAGATTATGGGACTTAGCCCAGAAATAACGAAGTTCGTCGACCCAGTGCTCGCAAGCAGTATAGGTTTGGGCTCGGATGTGATCTCCGCCTTTGGCGCGTACCAGGTTGCCATGCCGGGGTTCCAGGGTTTCCCTCGGGGGTTTACAAGAGGGGGATGGCTGGGTGAGAGCAGCTGGCACTCATTTCCTGGCGGAAACGACGGCTTTGTCCGCCATCTCGTTAAGATGATAATCCCAGGGGCTATATCTGGCAGTAGTAATTTTGAGGATATAATGAATCGTCAAATCAATTTTGAAGCCCTTGACCGGCTCGGCAATAACATTCGTATAAGGCTGGGGGCGCTTGCAGTAAGCGTTGAACATTCCTCTGATCCGGAAAAATCGGATTTCGTATGGGTAACTTATCTAAAAGGCGGAAAAATCTACCGCCTGAAGGCACGCGGCGTGGTGATGGCCTGCGGCAGTTTCGTAAATCGCCGGATCGTAATAGGTCTTCCAGGAGGGTACAAAGAGGCTTACGCTCAGTTCCAGCATGCGCCTTTTATGATCGCAAATGTCGCGGTCACCAACTGGAACTTTCTGCACAAGCTCGGCATAACGGCCGGTCGTTGGTTTAAGGGTTTCGGTTTTTCATGCAATATCCGGAGACCCATGATGATCGGCAATTTCAAACCGCCCCTCGACCCGAACAAGCCGGCCCTTATAACATTCTATGTGCCTTTTTATTACCCCGGTCTGCCGCTCCGCGAACAGTGCATAAAGGGCCGCACCGAGTTGCTTTCAACCAGCTTTTCCGATTATGAGGTGATGATCAGGGAACAGATGGTCAAGCTTTTCGGGAAGGCGGGATTTGATCCCAAAAAAGATATTGCCGGGATCATCCTCAATCGCTGGGGTCACGCCTATGTTGCCCCGCAACCCGGGTTCTATTTTGACAGAGCTGGGCGCTCCGCACCGCGCCATCTCATCAGAAAGCGCTTCGGACGTATCGCTTTTGCACATTCAGAACTTAACGGCCACCAGCACTGGATCGGGGCGATAGGCGAGGGCAGCAGGGCTGCAAAACAGACTATGGGAGCTCTATTCAGCATCAAAGCAATTAAACCAGATAGCACGTAG
- a CDS encoding NAD(P)-binding protein: MTIHITRRDFLNGTLLGAGALLLELPAPLRLFAQSRPDYGFSGIGDYASSNGNTAAVIAAFKAIENGNLTSPILDAIDTGETYDLVIVGGGLSGLGAAYEFNKSSSRKAKCLILENHQIFGGAAKRNEFMVQGERLIGPQASNAFGVIDRPGIPGYDIYSGLGIPTEFDYAEMPSGLKPLDFDATNFGYRLWFDSKSIGHYYGDLKEGTSAKWSAGFWESGLAGTPYPEKVRKDFLRWRNTTDREYEGNDYGRWLDSMTYKAYLEKVLKLDPEITRYADPVLASVVGLGCDVISAYAARQVSMPGFPEFQGHRSLKNSHWHSFPGGNDGFSRHFIKALIPDAIEGSRSFADIHNGRVHFSALDRENNKVRVRLGSSVVRVDQEKTTANGKTSVITYLRDGKHYRVKARSVVMACGSRLSRNVISGLPVSHAEACDQFYTSPILVANVALTNWRFLYQLGFTACKWSNGFGFACNIRKPMYAGNYRPPLHPDKPIVLTFYISFHQPGLPVKEQGEKGRERLLGTSYAQFESQLIGQMEQLFSDAGFHAAKDVAGIILNRWTYAYVNPQPGFYFGKDGKPAARDVIRKAVGRIAFAHAELNGHQHWVAAVDEGRRAARQAREGM, encoded by the coding sequence ATGACCATCCACATAACCCGCAGGGATTTTCTTAACGGAACATTGCTTGGCGCAGGTGCTCTTCTGCTCGAACTGCCTGCTCCTTTACGGTTGTTTGCGCAATCCCGGCCAGACTACGGCTTCTCCGGCATAGGCGACTATGCGTCTTCGAATGGTAACACTGCTGCTGTGATCGCTGCATTCAAAGCTATAGAAAATGGGAACTTAACCTCCCCGATTCTGGATGCAATCGATACGGGGGAAACATATGATCTCGTCATAGTGGGAGGAGGTCTGAGCGGCCTGGGAGCTGCATATGAGTTTAATAAGTCCTCTTCCAGGAAGGCAAAATGCCTTATTCTCGAAAATCATCAGATCTTCGGCGGTGCGGCAAAAAGAAATGAGTTCATGGTGCAGGGAGAACGGCTGATAGGACCGCAGGCATCAAATGCCTTTGGCGTCATAGACCGTCCGGGCATCCCTGGATATGATATTTACAGCGGGCTGGGCATACCAACAGAGTTTGATTACGCTGAAATGCCGTCAGGACTGAAGCCCCTGGATTTTGATGCTACAAATTTTGGGTACAGGCTCTGGTTCGATTCAAAGAGTATCGGCCATTATTATGGTGATCTGAAAGAGGGGACTTCTGCCAAATGGTCGGCAGGTTTCTGGGAAAGCGGGCTTGCAGGGACGCCCTATCCTGAAAAGGTCAGAAAAGATTTCCTTCGCTGGCGGAATACTACGGACCGCGAGTATGAGGGTAATGATTACGGCCGCTGGCTCGATAGCATGACCTATAAGGCTTATCTGGAAAAGGTTCTGAAGCTCGATCCGGAAATTACGCGATATGCTGATCCGGTGCTTGCCAGTGTGGTGGGGCTTGGCTGTGACGTTATCAGCGCCTATGCAGCCCGGCAGGTCTCTATGCCGGGGTTCCCTGAATTTCAGGGCCATCGTTCTCTGAAGAACAGTCATTGGCATTCATTCCCCGGCGGCAATGATGGCTTCTCCCGGCATTTTATTAAGGCACTTATCCCGGACGCCATTGAAGGCAGCAGGAGCTTTGCAGATATACACAATGGACGAGTGCACTTTTCCGCTCTGGATCGCGAGAATAACAAGGTGCGTGTAAGGCTTGGTTCTTCCGTTGTCCGGGTTGATCAGGAGAAGACCACTGCAAATGGGAAGACCTCAGTTATCACCTATCTTCGCGACGGAAAACATTACCGCGTTAAGGCGCGCAGTGTTGTAATGGCATGCGGCAGCCGCCTGTCACGGAATGTTATATCCGGCCTGCCGGTCAGTCATGCTGAAGCCTGTGATCAGTTCTATACCTCGCCCATCCTCGTAGCAAATGTGGCACTTACCAACTGGCGTTTTCTTTACCAGTTGGGCTTTACAGCCTGCAAATGGTCCAACGGGTTCGGCTTTGCCTGTAACATCCGCAAACCCATGTATGCCGGCAATTACCGGCCACCGCTCCATCCTGACAAACCCATTGTGCTGACCTTTTACATCTCCTTTCATCAGCCTGGACTGCCGGTTAAAGAGCAGGGAGAAAAGGGGCGGGAAAGACTTCTCGGCACAAGCTATGCCCAGTTCGAGTCTCAGCTGATCGGCCAGATGGAACAGCTCTTTTCAGACGCAGGATTTCATGCGGCTAAAGATGTCGCCGGCATTATTCTGAACAGATGGACCTATGCCTATGTAAATCCGCAGCCGGGCTTCTACTTCGGCAAAGACGGCAAGCCTGCGGCGCGGGACGTCATCCGCAAGGCCGTCGGACGTATTGCCTTTGCTCATGCCGAACTCAACGGACATCAGCACTGGGTTGCTGCGGTGGATGAAGGCAGAAGAGCGGCAAGACAGGCAAGGGAAGGCATGTGA
- a CDS encoding HupE/UreJ family protein: protein MLAKPKFISLMVGIFVFTLLSQVAFGHGMSEAEKQAIIEGGNLKYLWIGATHMLSGYDHLMFVFGIIFFLTNFRDIVKYVSAFTLGHSVTLIYATYNGIQLNYFLIDAVIALSVCYIAFANLDGFRKYFAIKPPNMMLMIVGLGLIHGFGLSTRLQALPLSKDSLLMNIISFNAGIELGQISALVAMLALVALWRKSQSFGAHSRIANYSLIMAGLLLFLVQTHGYSHSSQPKELTASADSFKEIVVAEAVAAAGNPEESQLSAWKDSITITIPAGSDKEYKFHLVKGASLEYLWKTDGEKLYYDFHGEPKGDKTGYFESFKQGTNRQSNGSLTAPFEGTIGWYWKNTSHAPVSIVLQTRGTYQVIAEKKLQNDTSIQIPKVPTTRESIY, encoded by the coding sequence ATGTTAGCAAAACCAAAGTTTATTTCTCTGATGGTTGGCATATTCGTATTTACACTGCTATCGCAAGTTGCTTTTGGGCATGGCATGTCTGAAGCAGAAAAACAGGCGATTATAGAGGGCGGCAATCTGAAGTATTTGTGGATTGGAGCAACCCATATGTTGAGTGGCTATGATCACTTGATGTTTGTTTTCGGTATTATTTTTTTTCTGACTAACTTCCGTGATATTGTGAAGTATGTGTCTGCCTTTACCCTGGGTCACAGTGTCACGCTGATTTATGCCACCTACAATGGCATACAGTTAAACTATTTTCTGATTGATGCGGTTATTGCTTTGAGCGTGTGTTATATAGCCTTTGCAAATCTTGACGGCTTCCGCAAATATTTTGCAATAAAACCACCGAACATGATGCTGATGATCGTTGGTCTCGGTCTGATACACGGCTTTGGTTTGTCCACCCGATTACAGGCATTGCCATTGAGTAAAGATAGTCTGTTGATGAACATTATTTCATTTAATGCCGGCATTGAACTGGGTCAGATTTCCGCGCTTGTAGCCATGCTGGCGCTTGTGGCATTGTGGCGAAAATCCCAGTCATTCGGTGCTCATAGCAGAATTGCAAATTACTCTTTGATTATGGCTGGCCTGCTGCTGTTCCTGGTGCAGACACACGGCTATTCACACAGCAGCCAGCCTAAGGAACTTACGGCCAGTGCAGACTCTTTTAAAGAAATAGTGGTTGCTGAAGCGGTTGCTGCTGCTGGCAATCCTGAAGAATCTCAACTATCTGCGTGGAAAGATTCAATTACTATCACGATTCCGGCAGGAAGCGATAAGGAATATAAATTTCATCTTGTGAAAGGTGCATCACTTGAATACCTGTGGAAGACGGACGGTGAAAAGCTATATTATGATTTTCACGGTGAACCAAAAGGTGATAAAACGGGCTATTTCGAGAGCTTTAAGCAGGGCACTAACAGACAGTCAAATGGTTCGCTAACTGCCCCTTTTGAAGGGACTATCGGTTGGTACTGGAAAAACACAAGCCATGCTCCTGTTAGTATCGTATTGCAAACCAGAGGCACTTATCAGGTTATAGCTGAGAAGAAGTTGCAAAATGACACATCAATACAAATCCCGAAAGTTCCAACAACTCGCGAGAGCATATACTAA
- a CDS encoding fused MFS/spermidine synthase — protein sequence MLRIYILLSLCLALFPLKGFALEPSEKLLFEKNSLYQYIQVIEDTVKKERYVRNQKREFTQGGIYVNAPDKLLLEFTQMSFVSLAFLDRDPKDVLFVGLGAGAMPKYFTSRYPDASIDIAEIDPDMLVVAQKYFYFKENERMKVHVDDGRLFVKRTKKKYDWIILDAYQNDYIPFHLTTLEFLREVKSKLKENGVVVANITSSFKNKFFDSMVMTYKKAFPHLAIFRGKTSGNFIFVATTGSIMKDKENVVVRARKIQSVRKFDFDLEDFATRCEACEAYEWEGAKILTDDFAPVNLYQHQKSDAR from the coding sequence ATGCTAAGAATATATATTTTATTATCCTTATGTCTTGCGTTATTTCCCCTGAAAGGGTTTGCTCTCGAACCGTCAGAAAAATTGCTCTTTGAGAAGAATTCCCTGTACCAATATATTCAGGTTATTGAGGATACAGTCAAGAAAGAGCGCTATGTGCGAAACCAGAAAAGAGAATTTACGCAAGGTGGTATTTACGTAAATGCTCCGGACAAGCTCCTCCTTGAATTCACACAGATGAGCTTTGTCTCTCTTGCATTTCTGGACAGAGATCCGAAAGACGTGCTTTTCGTCGGCCTCGGTGCCGGCGCCATGCCAAAGTATTTCACCAGCCGTTATCCGGACGCCAGCATTGATATAGCCGAGATAGACCCGGATATGCTGGTTGTTGCACAGAAGTATTTTTACTTCAAAGAGAACGAAAGGATGAAAGTGCATGTCGATGACGGCAGGCTTTTCGTCAAGAGAACAAAGAAAAAATATGACTGGATCATCCTTGACGCATACCAGAATGACTATATACCTTTCCATCTCACAACGCTTGAGTTCCTCAGGGAGGTCAAGAGCAAGCTCAAAGAGAACGGCGTTGTTGTTGCCAATATTACTTCATCTTTTAAAAACAAGTTTTTCGATTCCATGGTCATGACGTACAAGAAGGCATTCCCCCACCTCGCCATTTTCAGGGGGAAGACATCGGGCAATTTCATCTTCGTCGCAACAACGGGCAGTATCATGAAAGACAAAGAGAATGTCGTGGTAAGGGCACGCAAGATTCAGTCTGTCAGGAAATTCGATTTCGATCTTGAGGACTTTGCCACAAGGTGTGAAGCCTGTGAAGCATACGAATGGGAGGGCGCCAAAATCCTGACAGACGACTTTGCGCCGGTAAATCTCTACCAACACCAGAAGTCAGATGCACGATAA
- a CDS encoding fused MFS/spermidine synthase — MIRFVVFICGAIVMSFEILGSRVLAPNFGSSVFVWGSLISVFLAGLSGGYYLGGGLADISPSSRKLSFIIAAPGLLLLTFPLYSGPISDWIFMKDLGVRMSPLIASSVLFLVPAVFLGIVSPYTAKLMICSLHTSGKTIGTLYALSTFGSIIGTLITSFYLITLAGVNALIMGQGVLLIVLAIPLYFMNMSCKVGEDSVPV, encoded by the coding sequence ATGATAAGATTTGTGGTTTTCATTTGCGGTGCGATCGTCATGTCATTTGAAATTCTGGGCAGCCGGGTACTCGCTCCGAACTTCGGCAGTTCTGTCTTTGTCTGGGGAAGTCTGATCAGCGTCTTTTTAGCCGGTCTCTCTGGCGGATATTATTTGGGCGGGGGACTCGCTGATATCAGTCCTTCTTCCAGAAAACTGAGTTTTATCATAGCCGCCCCTGGCCTCCTCCTGTTGACATTCCCTCTGTACAGCGGACCGATATCAGACTGGATATTCATGAAAGATCTCGGTGTAAGGATGAGCCCCCTGATCGCCTCCTCGGTCCTCTTTCTGGTCCCAGCAGTATTCCTCGGAATCGTGAGCCCCTATACAGCAAAACTTATGATCTGCAGCCTGCATACATCCGGGAAGACTATCGGGACACTTTATGCCCTTTCCACCTTCGGCAGCATCATCGGGACACTGATCACCTCCTTTTATCTGATCACTCTTGCAGGGGTAAATGCTCTCATCATGGGCCAGGGAGTCCTGCTTATCGTCCTGGCGATCCCGCTTTACTTCATGAATATGAGCTGCAAAGTTGGTGAGGATTCAGTGCCGGTTTAA